Part of the Streptomyces sp. RFCAC02 genome is shown below.
ACATGTCGGCGGTCTCCGTCAGGACACCCGTGACCTGGTGCGTCAGGACGAGTTCCCTGATGCTGCGCCAGCCCGGCCGCTCCTCGACCGGCGACGCCGGATCGACCAGGTCCACGACCGTGCCGGTGACGCGGATGCCGCGCTCCCGCGCGTACGCCTCGAGCCGCGCCACCTCCGCCTCCCGGGGCGGCCCGGGAACGCAGAGATAGAGGACGACGGCCGGGCGGCGGCGCAGTCCGGACGCGGCGTCTGCGATACGGCGGCGGCGTTCCCTCTCGGCACGGGGCACCGTGCCCTCCTTCGCTCGGCGGCTCCGCGGACGGCGGACCCTCGGGAGGACATTGTGACCGATCACTCACGCGCCGCGACGCGGTGGCGCGCGCCGGACGCTCAGCCCGCGCCGCCCTCCCCCGCCGCCGGACGGCGGCCCGCCAGCGTCTCGTGGTGGCGGATCACCTCGGCGATGACGAAGTTCAGCAGCTTCTCCGCGAACGCCGGGTCCAGCTTGGCGTTCTCGGCGAGCTGGCGCAGCCGCGCGATCTGGCGCGCCTCACGCGCCGGGTCGGCGGCCGGCAGGGCGTGCTCCGCCTTCAGACGCCCCACCTTCTGCGTGCACTTGAACCGTTCGGCGAGCATGTGGACGACGGCGGCGTCGATGTTGTCGATGCTGTCACGCAGCGCGGACAGCTCCGCGGACACGGACTCGTCGAGATCGGTACTGCTGTTCATGGGTCCACCCTATGCGGCCCGCGCACCGGCGTGGCGGCCGCGGCAGGAACGGGCGCGGGACAGCACGACGCCCGCCCTCACGGTCGGGGAAGGGCGGGCGTCGATGTGTCCGCACGGCTCTGTACGGCACGCTGGGGGTCGCCCCCGGCCGGTCAGACCGCCAGGGCGCGGTCGGTCGGCCGGACCGGGTACGGCAGGGTGGACTCGCCGGTCAGGTAACGGTCCACACCGCGGGCGGCGGCGCGCCCCTCGGCGATGGCCCACACGATCAGCGACTGGCCGCGTCCGGCGTCACCGGCGACGAAGACACCGTCCACGTTGGTGGCGTAGGAGGCGTCCCGCGCGACATTGCCGCGCGCGTCCAGTTCGAGACCGAACTGCTGCACCAGGCCGTTCTCCTGGTCGGTGCCGGTGAAGCCCATCGCCAGCGTGACGAGCTGCGCCGGGATCTTCCGCTCGGTGCCGGGCAGCGGCGTCAGCTTCCCGTCCACGAACTCGACCTCGACCAGGTGCAGCCACTGGACGTTGCCGTCCTCGTCGCCCTCGAAGTGCGTGGTCGACACGGAGTAGACCCGCTCGCCGCCCTCCTCGTGCGCCGAGGTGACCTTGAAGGTCATCGGCATCGTCGGCCACGGCTGGTGCGCGGGCCGGTCGGTACCCGGCTGCGGCATGATCTCCAGCTGCGTGACGGACGCGGCGCCCTGCCGGTGCGCGGTGCCGACGCAGTCGGCGCCGGTGTCGCCGCCGCCGATGACGACCACGTGCTTGCCCTCGGCGGTGATCGGCGAGGAGACGAGGTCGCCCTCCTGCACCTTGTTGGAGAGCGGCAGGTACTCCATCGCCTGGTGCACGCCGTTCAGCTCGCGGCCGGGGACGGGCAGGTCGCGCGCGGTGGTGGCGCCGGCCGCGATGACGACCGCGTCGTACCGCTTGCGCAGCCTGGCGGCGTCGATGTCACGGCCGATCTCCACGCCGGTGCGGAACTTGGTGCCCTCGGCCCGCATCTGCTCGATGCGGCGGTTCAGATGCCGCTTCTCCATCTTGAACGCCGGGATGCCGTAGCGCAGCAGACCGCCGATCCGGTCCGCGCGCTCGTACACGGCGACGGTGTGGCCCGCGCGCGTGAGCTGCTGCGCGGCGGCGAGCCCCGAGGGACCCGAGCCGATGACGGCCACCGTCTTGCCGGACAGGCGCTGGGGCGGCTGCGGGGTGACCGCGCCGGCCTCCCACGCCTTGTCGATGATGGTGACCTCGACGTTCTTGATGGTCACCGGCGGCTGGTTGATGCCGAG
Proteins encoded:
- a CDS encoding chorismate mutase, whose amino-acid sequence is MNSSTDLDESVSAELSALRDSIDNIDAAVVHMLAERFKCTQKVGRLKAEHALPAADPAREARQIARLRQLAENAKLDPAFAEKLLNFVIAEVIRHHETLAGRRPAAGEGGAG
- a CDS encoding glutamate synthase subunit beta, with translation MADPKGFLTTARETAASRPVEERVRDWNEVYVPGSLLPVISKQAGRCMDCGVPFCHNGCPLGNLIPEWNDYAYRGDWAAASERLHATNNFPEFTGRLCPAPCESACVLGINQPPVTIKNVEVTIIDKAWEAGAVTPQPPQRLSGKTVAVIGSGPSGLAAAQQLTRAGHTVAVYERADRIGGLLRYGIPAFKMEKRHLNRRIEQMRAEGTKFRTGVEIGRDIDAARLRKRYDAVVIAAGATTARDLPVPGRELNGVHQAMEYLPLSNKVQEGDLVSSPITAEGKHVVVIGGGDTGADCVGTAHRQGAASVTQLEIMPQPGTDRPAHQPWPTMPMTFKVTSAHEEGGERVYSVSTTHFEGDEDGNVQWLHLVEVEFVDGKLTPLPGTERKIPAQLVTLAMGFTGTDQENGLVQQFGLELDARGNVARDASYATNVDGVFVAGDAGRGQSLIVWAIAEGRAAARGVDRYLTGESTLPYPVRPTDRALAV